In the genome of Drosophila subpulchrella strain 33 F10 #4 breed RU33 chromosome 2L, RU_Dsub_v1.1 Primary Assembly, whole genome shotgun sequence, one region contains:
- the LOC119546387 gene encoding uncharacterized protein LOC119546387 — translation MRRQTEKIIWLGCVLLLGMSVEARKQDKAIFSANKRIMDQTLRVMNETEDPCGNFEDYAKGKYGKSYSLYSYFSFRLAVLEKMDPKFLALFEQLKCRNFEKGSLGEKALRFYNACEMAMEKEPDLNYASLVQPDVDLTWPHGNQWPREKFNWLVTLGRLRRYGVDLLFRMNLELDHQEASKYMISLGSHDFVIYEYYTVWGDVDWLVSRGFNRSRAEFLLRDMNQLRMDIINILGKGRFVRSRMTIQQLDSEGFPIRKYLEIVFGRSFAPNFVVLVDYLEYLVKLNQIMNSYGQETVATYLMQIFDNFMRSSHRIETYREYDFVCARLVKNSMKSVSYLLYEEHFLGQQKVKEYDEQKILSSVTVSVGNVPKSIGYRRYLTDSYANINLKDDDDFATIHLRVLEMETHLKLQKLENLELTEPYPGYEDDAILVGNGTSIVLPFPLMEEPFFTTRGHDVFKVSVHGFLIAKQVLSALFPYPKLPSSSGCQKYNELVGIFDDLAKYEDHSGCISPRECEMTNWRDIIIVLLNLVQDAYFSEGSGFDQTQPSFIDKPLKQLFYLHFAQNQLSSMFYYTYNPMFRPFNPLRYLPTFVEAFNCSTAL, via the exons ATGAGGCGGCAAACCGAAAAAATCATCTGGCTGGGCTGCGTGCTCCTTCTTGGAATGTCAGTTGAGGCCAGGAAGCAGGATAAGGCCATCTTTTCTGCCAATAAAAGAATAATGGACCAGACACTACGCGTTATGAATGAAACAGAGGACCCTTGCGGCAATTTCGAAGACTATGCCAAGGGCAAATATGGAAAAAGTTATAGTTTGTACAGTTATTTCAGTTTCCGCTTGGCGGTGCTGGAGAAGATGGATCCCAAGTTTCTGGCACTGTTTGAACAACTCAAGTGTAGAAACTTCGAAAAGGGAAGTCTGGGGGAGAAGGCTCTTAGGTTTTACAATGCCTGCGAAATGGCTATGGAGAAGGAGCCAGATTTAAACTATGCCAGCCTAGTGCAGCCGGATGTAGATCTCACCTGGCCACATGGAAATCAGTGGCCTAGAGAGAAATTCAATTGGCTGGTGACCCTTGGCCGACTTCGTCGATATGGCGTGGACCTGTTGTTTCGAATGAACCTAGAGTTGGATCACCAAGAGGCCAGCAAGTATATGATATCCCTAGGCTCACATGATTTTGTTATATATGAATATTACACCGTTTGGGGTGATGTGGACTGGCTAGTGAGTCGGGGATTCAACAGAAGTCGAGCTGAGTTCTTGTTAAGAGATATGAACCAGTTACGAATggatattataaatatactcGGTAAGGGAAGATTCGTTAGATCCCGAATGACCATTCAACAGCTTGACAGTGAGGGATTTCCCATAAGAAAATACCTAGAGATCGTCTTCGGTCGCTCTTTCGCTCCAAATTTCGTAGTGCTTGTGGACTATTTGGAATACCTGGTGAAACTCAACCAAATAATGAATTCCTACGGCCAAGAAACTGTGGCTACTTATCTAATGCAGATTTTTGACAATTTCATGAGATCGTCTCATCGCATAGAAACATATAGGGAATATGATTTCGTATGTGCCCGGCTTGTGAAAAACTCAATGAAGTCTGTCAGCTATCTACTCTATGAGGAACACTTCTTGGGCCAGCAGAAAGTAAAGGAATACGATGAGCAA AAGATCCTGAGCTCCGTTACTGTGAGTGTAGGCAATGTACCCAAAAGCATAGGCTATCGTCGCTATTTAACGGACTCTTATGCCAACATTAATCTGAAAGATGATGACGATTTTGCCACCATTCACTTGAGGGTCTTGGAAATGGAGACCCATCTTAAGCTGCAGAAATTAGAGAATCTTGAACTCACCGAACCCTACCCGGGATACGAAGATGATGCCATTCTGGTGGGCAATGGAACATCTATCGTACTGCCATTTCCTCTCATGGAGGAGCCTTTTTTTACTACCCGTGGTCATGACGTCTTTAAG gTGAGCGTACATGGCTTTCTAATTGCCAAGCAAGTGTTGTCGGCTCTATTTCCCTATCCAAAACTACCTTCATCATCTGGCTGCCAGAAATACAATGAACTGGTAGGTATATTTGATGACCTGGCAAAGTATGAAGACCATTCCGGCTGCATTAGTCCACGAGAATGCGAGATGACCAACTGGAGGGACATCATTATAGTGCTGCTGAATCTTGTACAGGATGCGTACTTCTCCGAGGGTTCAGGATTCGACCAGACGCAGCCTAGTTTCATTGATAAGCCGTTAAAACAACTTTTCTATCTGCATTTCGCACAGAATCAACTTAGTAGCATGttttattatacctataatCCAATGTTTAGACCCTTTAATCCATTGCGATACTTGCCCACTTTTGTCGAGGCATTCAATTGCTCGACCGCTTTGTAA
- the LOC119546386 gene encoding uncharacterized protein LOC119546386 yields the protein MDGRLRTLTWLGCFFLFGLSTVAAEQKVFLNQNEEILNNILPLKTGITNPCDFKEYLIFYESSGFSRDFDEFISEKKMDAMWLTMLGKLRSQTYESGSVEEKFLKLYDVCNTTINNEQSVDLLAYVQPDINLPWPQYSHWPKERFQWLVTLARLTRYGMDDVLLKLRLTVDSEKASKYMVAIKKPKFLQTEGYATDRLAQKGFNDSRAEFIAEDISNLEKALKTLSENTTGSDFAQRLTLQQLENLHGISLRKYLEIVFDYPFSTSFQLQVNDVNYLVGLNHLINTFSQETVACFLMLRFEEHLLSLKPRGNCLDLLKKEMYFGGTLLLEEHVLGEKKVKDYQSQVRPIFKAIIKSFKKRLEKNRLNLPTSKIQAFQQFLKEITVNVGAMPNDKDHRLFVKDYYADLDFDGDDNLHIMLLKTSMLRTPRHLEKLDYTVTSYPRYTDIPNVVDFNTIHLPYTFLLEPLFMTRGHDVFKFNAIGVFLARQVFAAYQTSDADYNCQNFTNFLRSLDDLNIFTNNEKLCDDDENIKRKNLRYLDLVVLSLVHDAYFSTESGFDQSQPFFTDVPLKQLFILQFVQRFLHRSTLYHNFNNILVTMPAFAEAFNCSSSSQTVKGEKFLF from the exons ACGTGGCTCGGATGTTTCTTCCTTTTTGGACTATCAACGGTGGCTGCCGAGCAGAAGGTGTTTTTAAATCAGAATGAAGAAATCCTAAACAACATACTGCCCCTCAAGACCGGAATAACAAACCCATGTGATTTCAaagaatatttaatattttacgAGTCGAGTGGGTTCAGTCGAGATTTTGACGAATTCATTTCGGAGAAGAAAATGGACGCCATGTGGCTTACAATGTTGGGAAAACTGAGGTCTCAAACCTACGAATCTGGCAGTGTCGAGGAAAAGTTTTTAAAGCTGTATGACGTCTGCAATACTACTATCAATAACGAACAGAGTGTTGACCTTTTGGCCTATGTGCAGCCGGACATCAATCTGCCCTGGCCACAGTACAGTCACTGGCCCAAGGAACGTTTCCAGTGGCTGGTTACTCTCGCCCGATTGACCCGCTATGGCATGGATGATGTGTTACTTAAACTGAGACTCACAGTGGACAGCGAGAAAGCCAGCAAGTACATGGTGGCGATTAAAAAGCCCAAATTTCTACAGACCGAAGGGTATGCCACGGACAGATTGGCCCAAAAGGGGTTCAACGATAGTCGGGCTGAGTTCATCGCTGAAGATATATCAAACCTTGAAAAAGCTCTAAAAACTCTTAGTGAGAATACAACTGGTTCGGATTTTGCACAGCGATTGACCCTACAGCAGCTAGAAAATCTACATGGAATTTCGCTAAGAAAATACCTCGAAATCGTCTTTGATTACCCGTTTTCGACAAGCTTCCAGTTGCAAGTGAATGATGTAAACTATTTGGTTGGACTTAATCATTTAATAAACACATTCAGTCAGGAGACTGTTGCCTGCTTTCTTATGTTACGCTTCGAAGAACACCTGCTTTCGCTTAAACCTCGAGGGAATTGCTTGGATCTCCTAAAAAAGGAAATGTATTTCGGCGGCACGCTGCTTCTTGAGGAACATGTTTTGGGTGAGAAAAAAGTGAAGGACTACCAGTCTCAGGTCCGTCCAATATTTAAAGCGATAATTAAGTCTTTTAAGAAAAGATTGGAGAAGAATCGTCTGAATTTACCGACTTCTAAGATACAAGCTTTTCAGCAGTTCCTTAAAGAAATTACCGTAAATGTAGGGGCCATGCCAAATGATAAGGATCACCGCCTTTTTGTAAAAGATTACTATGCAGATCTTGACTTTGATGGCGATGACAACTTGCACATCATGCTATTAAAGACCAGCATGTTACGCACACCTCGGCATTTGGAGAAATTGGATTATACGGTGACGTCTTATCCAAGGTATACGGATATCCCTAATGTTGTGGATTTCAACACAATCCACCTTCCCTATACGTTTTTGCTCGAACCTTTATTTATGACTCGTGGTCACGATGTCTTTAAG tTCAATGCAATTGGCGTATTCCTTGCTAGACAAGTATTTGCGGCATATCAAACCTCGGACGCTGACTACAATTGTCAGAATTTCACTAATTTCCTACGGTCCTTAGATGATCTCAATATATTCACCAACAACGAAAAGCTCTGCGATGACGATGAAAACATTAAACGTAAAAACTTAAGGTATTTGGATCTTGTTGTCCTAAGTTTGGTTCATGATGCCTACTTCTCCACGGAATCAGGATTTGACCAATCGCAGCCTTTCTTCACCGATGTGCCGCTGAAACAGCtttttattttacaatttgttcAGAGGTTCCTACATCGGTCTACTTTATATCATAATTTCAACAATATTCTGGTCACTATGCCTGCTTTCGCCGAGGCCTTTAATTGTTCGAGCTCCTCTCAAACAGTTAAAGgtgaaaaatttttattttaa